The window ttcaattcaattgtgTTGAAGAATGTGGTTTGTTGGACTAGCTTGATATACGGCTATGCAAAGGCGGGAAGGAAGAGCGAAGCGGTTGCTCTTTTAAGCGATACGCCTTGTAAAAATTTGCAAACCTGGACAGCTTTGATATCGGGGTTGATGCAGGGAGGACTGTGTCTTGACTCGTTCAAGATTTTCAAAGAGTTGAGGTTGGAGGGAGCTAATGTAGATGAACCATTTATTTTGTCGAGTTTGATTGTTGGCTCGGCTACTTTGGCTATGTTGGAGCTCGGGAAGCAAGTTCATCGCTTAGTCATTGGATTCGGGTATGAATCTAATTTGTATGTTAGCAATGCATTGATTGATATGTATGCTAAATGCAGTGATGTTTCAGCGGCGGGGATGATTTTTGGCAACATGGGTAAGAGGGATGTTGTTTCTTGGACCTCAATTATAGTTGGAATGGCGCAGCACGGGCGAGCATTTGAGGCTCTGTCGCTGTATGAGAAGATGGCTTTGGCTGGTGTGAAGCCGAATGGGGTGACATTCACCGGgatcatctatgcttgtagtcaTGCTGGCTTGGTTGAGAAAGGCCGTCATCTTTTCAATTCTATGGTTGCGGACCATGGATTGAGACCTTCGTTGCACCATTATACGTGCTTGGTGGATCTCTATGCCCGTTCTGGATTGATTGAAGAAGCTAAGGATATACTCGATACCATGCCATTCACACCCGATGAAGCTGCTTGGGCTTCTCTGTTGAGCTCGTGTTGTCAAGGTGGGAAGAAGGAGATAGGTGTTCGGATTGCTGATCATTTACTCGAGTTGGGGCCAGAGGATACATCCACGTGCATACTTCTGTCTAACGTCTATGCACGTGCTGCTATGTGGGAGAAAGTGTCGAGAGTGAGAAAACTGATGTATTCAATGGAGTGGAGAAAGAAACCTGGTTATAGCTGTGTGGATCTCGGGAAGGAGATCCAAGTATTCTATGCTGGTGAGACGGAACATCCGATGAGGGATGAGATTTTTGCCCTTATGAAGGAGTTGGATGCGGAGATTAGGAAGAGAGGCTATGTACCCGACACTTCCTTGGTATTGCACGACTTGCAACACCAAGAGAAGGAAAGGCAGCTGTTTTGGCATAGTGAGAGATCGGCTCTTGCTTACGGGCTGCTGAAATCAGCTCCTGGGGCATCCATACGGATTATGAAGAACCTTCGTGTTTGTGGCAATTGCCACACTGTCTTCAAACTCATCAGCAATATTGTTGGTAGGGAACTCATTGTAAGAGATGTCAATAGGTTCCATCATTTTAAGGATGGGGAATGCTCTTGTCGAGACTTCTGGTGATCACCTGACGTATGAAGGTAAGGACTAAGCTTGTGGTTCAATATGAGCGAGAATTGTGGTTGCTTAATTCAAGAAGATTTTTGTTAGGTTCCATATTTAGAGATTTTTGTTAGGTAATATAAATTCAAGAAGATTATAGCTGATGCTTGATTATCTCTATATTCCTCCAAATGTATCTCATCTGACTCACTGTTTTTCGAAAATTGGTTTCTTCTAAACTTTGAAGTAATCACACCAATGATAAAGCTTCAAATATGGTGGTATTCGTAAGGAGTTAGGGTTAATTTAGGGAACttggttaattttttatcttaaaacTTTTGAGGAAATATTTTTGAAGTATCATAAATTGTCTTCCACAAAAGttcttttacttaaaatatCTTTCCTAACTTTAGTAACATACCTGAATATCATCCAACCTCAAATTTTAGTTCTATCTTTGTCCACATTCCTAAATATGACCGCCTTAAACTTTCTCCGTGAATATGGAAGGCTACCACTACTATAACCCAAAAAAAGCCCAACAAAAGCTTCAAGTATCCTCAATCATCTAAAATTGATTGACTCAATTACTCAACATATCAAAGAACGTGGAACAATCCCTTATAACCCAACAAAGATTAACATTGAGAATAGACTGAGTACATAAAGTCAAGGCAAGCAAAAGAAAACTTGGTAACATTagcaaagaagaagaatttgaGTTATCCAAGTCAAACCTCTTTTTCAGAGGGAATGTGAACTTGAAGATCCTCATTTCCATATGACTCTTGCTCATCTCGTATCTCTTCAGCAGAATTAACAGAAGAATCGCTGCAATCCACCAACTCAATTGACTTGAGTGTGTCTATGTTTCCAATATCCGATGGGATCTCCTTCAGCTCTTGTAATCCTCGAAGAACAAGGTGCTTAAGGCGCGGAAAATGTGTTTTCTCTGTAATCCATGTTTCTAGTTCATGACACCTTTCGATCACCAACAGTTTAAGACTAAGGAACTGCCCTTCAACGGTTTTCCACTCAGACCCAATGAAGGAATCATATTTGAGCTTGAGAATCTCAAGAAGAGGCAAGGAACCTATCTTATTCGTCATAAAACAAGTGGGAGAATATGATTTCCAACTGTAGCATCAGCTGCATACACACGCAGCAATCTAAAAACAGTTGGTAAATTAGGTTGCTCATGTTCCCACATCAAGGAACGAGCAACTGCTGAAGATCTCAATTCATCAAAGTTATCAGCCAGGTCAATGCTTCTTCTCTCTTGAATACAGATGCAGCGTTCAGACAGTATATCTCGTGGGATTTGGAGACTGTGCACACCTGCAATGAAGAAGAACTTTTGCTTACGAGCTTCTCTCAAGCAGAGGTCCCTCAAAAGATTGTGGATCCTGCAAGATATTAGTTTACCATTATAGTTGCGTTTTTCAACTAAAATGAGATTTCTGTCAACAAGTTCTCCCAAATACTTGTCTGCTACCTCTTCAAGGCTTCTACCTGGATCCGGTTTTAGAAATCCCTCTGCGTCCCAGAGTTTGATTAGGTTGGAGACGTGAATGTGGGTATTTTCTCCGAAGATTCCCGTATACAGAAAACATGGCTTCAGATGAACGGGCAAACTATCATAACTCATGTACAATATTCGCAAGCAATATTCACTGTTCTCTAAGTTAACAAtagaatcaaaattttctgCTACATCTTGCCAATATCTTGCTGTTTGTCTCGACTTTGCTAGGAGCCCTCCAATCACAGTAATAGATAGAGGAAGACCTTTGCAGTTTTCTGCAATTCTCCTCCCGGTCTCGATCAATTCTTGTGGACAACAAGCTTCTTCTCCAAACACAATTTCACACAATAAATTCCAGCTATTAAGCCTATCTAGGAAATGCATCTCAATGGTATGAGATTTGGTAGGGAGAAAATCCAAATTTGAATGCCTAGTTGTAAAAATTATTCTACTCTCACTCTCGTTGGTATTAGGGAAGTAGAATTTCAGATGATTCCACACATCGAACATATGATGGTAAGGACTAAGCCTCTGTTTCAGTAAGGGTAAAATTTATTCAGGTTCCAACATATTACTTGCTCTAAGAAGGAAACACTACAGAATCCCATAGATAAATGGGATTATGACTGAACAAAGGAGAAATGTCGGTATATGTAGTATCGACAGTGGCTGCCACCGCCGCCTCCGTGGGGTGGAGTTCATCCCAGAACCTGTATTCATCTCTCTTGCTGCATGGAACACTTCCCTCACTGCACAACCCTTCCCTCCCCACCTTGCAACATGCCACACGACCATGTTTTATATTACCTGAAAATCAGATCATTGTCATCGTCGTACACAAGTTAATTGCTGTAgtgatttttagtttttttttttttttgaaattatgatGAGGAGTACCATTTGATGCAGATAGAGCTGTGTATCTGGTGTACACAAATTTTGCTTTTGGATAGTCATGATTGAGTTTGTTGACGAGAAGGTCGAGTTGTTGGTTGAAAATTTGGACAATGTCGTTGATGGTTTCGACGCAGGATGAGAAATTAGGGGAGCCGTAGGCGCTGATGAGAAATGGTGTACATCCTATTTTGTCCAATCCTACAACAGCTACTTTTCTTGCTCCGTTCTTGTACAATCTCTGGTGATGAAGATGAATATTGGAATGCAAGTATAAAACGTAAAAGAAGAAAGACTGAAAATTTCTTACTTGAAACTGGTTTGCATACTGCTGAATGAGAAGTGTGGCAAAGTGATTTGGGGTATGATTTGTGGCTGAGGAATAGAACTGAGGCACATAGTTTAATAGGTAGTCGTTGCTGCCAAATCCAACATAGTATAAACATGAACGCAGGTGTCTTTTTGCTGCTTTATGTCCTTGTAGTAATTTCTGGATTCTGGAAATTGTGATTTCGTGATTTGATATTTGCATGCTCATACTGTATACATCCCCCTGCAATGTAGAAATTTCATGTTTAAAATCAGGCATATTACTAGAAAACCATGAAGTTTGGATTTGTTCGCAGTTATCCCACACCAAAAAATTCGATAGCACTCAGTTGTTCCATAAAAACtaaaacgttttcctttttggattcaaattaaaaatgaaatgtttcctaAAAGGGAAACActactatttctatttttttcatctattttattttattctcttttcattaacttcattacataaaaatcTCTTGCCGAAAAGTAAATTTTTCATAGTATTTGatgggacgggggagtattTTCAACCAAACGATGCCGTTTTTATATGAATAGACGATacatttttatcaattgtatGCAAATAAATCCAAGCTACATAATTTTCTCGAATTCTCTTgttgagtgagagagagattttACAGATTGAGTTCCAGTTTGATTGAGAATTCCAGCTCCACCGGAGGCATAGTTGAGCCCGCCAAGGATATCATCAGTCGTACCATTGGCAAATGGAGGGATGGAATGTTCAAAGCCCAACATTTTTGCTGAAAGGAAGATggcaaaaacaaaatttatgtaCAGTGTATTAAATATGGAGTTATAACCAAAgcatgcaaaaaaaatattactatttgatTTAGTCTGTGCTTTGATTTAGTTTGATGAGTTAAAACTTCTTCAAAAATACTTTCTTTGACAAATacagtataaaaaaatatggaagcTATGAAAGCAACAATATGTCTGAATTATACTAATCCAAAtaacgaaaaaaaaagtgtaccAATAAAATCTGCAATATTGCGACCATTGGAAAATCTCCCAGTTGGGCCAGATGGAAAGTCGAAACCATAGGGTAAGTAATCAACTCTGAATTTGGTATTCAGATAGTTGTTGTTTCCATTGTCTACTAACGAGTCTCCCAAAACGAAGACACATGGAAATTGTTGTGGTTTTGCAAATACTATGGTTTCAAAACTCACAAGATTCTGCAGGATTAACaacaaatagtaaaatttacaACACTTGTTTTGCGTCCAAGCCATTATAGAAATTATGTTGAATGGCACAAAGCATTAAAAAAAGACTTCTTAATTTATAAGTATGATTTTCATAGgggtaaaattaattaaacatgtttattttaaaaagagtaGACGGGCTAGGAACACGCTTCCTTTATTTCTGTTATGACTACTTGTCTATATTGAGAAAGTAATTGAATAGTCATATTTGATAGGATTGAAAACTCATCCAGGGATGAAATTCTATGAACAAAAGTGACATCTACGGATGGTTAGGCGGGTTTGAAACATCTGTGGTAAAACCTAAAAAAGATTTAAACGAAAGTGGGTGGCTATGTGTTGGGAACCCAATGGCTAATGAAACTGCGTGAATGCATATACGTGGGGTGTTACGTGCTTAGCATCTAAGTGCACATTCATTTTAAGCACACGATTGTGGATGCCTTGTGTAGAACATTTTTGCCCATAGCCAACTAGCCACGGGCACGCCTATATTACTATTACCAAGAACAATTTGATGCGGTTTAAATCTACTTAATGTCCATTAAAAAGGATTGAATTAAAGGTGATTTTAGTTTAGAGCTGGTTGGACAGTTTGCCCCAAGCTACAAACTACAAAAGTTAGAACAATTTAATTCGGTTTAAATTTTCTCAATATtcatttgaaataattaaattataggtGATTCTATATTTAGCCATTTAACTCTCTCACGTTTGCGTATATTTACATTTGTATTCGATCGTATCTCTAACCTTTTACATGAACTTCATAATAATGTCCTAGCCCTAGCTAGAAAAATTAAGTTCGTTTTGCCTAACTAGCAAATTGGAAATCTATCggactatttaaaattatgttcgAAGAATAAGTTCGTTCCATTTTAAATTCAGGTAGATATATCGTGAGATAATGAGTCGATACACATGTAccatatagtagtaatagtaattgattaatataagtatattttttcaagcaagaaaataatttaatagattttggaaagattttttttttatagacgGAAATGGCTCGAGCCGGCCAGCAGCGAGCAAAGGTTCAAGACAAGCGGCTCAAAGCCAAACcgcaaaaaacaaaaacagaaaaGTACAATGATATCTCAGTCTAACACCACCAAACCtgctaaaatgcaaaactcccAAAGAGCCAAAGAAACAACAAGAGCAACAACACAAACCTGGTAACAATCTTCACTCCAAAACCTGAAGTCTTGCACTTGATCGATCGACATCTGTGTTGTGGGGGAGGTATGGACAGCCACTCATATTCCATAACGTAAGTTGCAAAAATGATCTTCTCTTTTCGGCCTCCCAGTTTGGTTTAAACTTTtggaaaatcattttattccatATGTTCCATATCGACCAAGATATGATATAAAACATAGAGATCCATGTTTTCTTATCACCCTTTTGGAGAGGGGTGCCCATCCAAGAGAGGAAACACGCCATCGGGTCCTTAGGTAGGCATATGGGATATGTTCCATCTATCACAACAATAGTACCACAATTGGCTTGAAAATCTACAGCTGAAAATGATATGTTCCAAAGATTCTGACTCCTCATTGCAAAAGATGCATGGATCATCCTCAATTCCTGCTATGCCATGTGTGAACAGTCTCTCTTTTGTGTTTAGCTTTCCTTGCAAAACGAACCAAACATGTAGTTGAACTTTGGTGGCACGAGATTACTCCAACGCGAGGCGCCCTTGCGATGTTCTAGGCTCCGCATCCTTCAAATTTCGGTTGACCTGTAAGACAAAGTTAGAAACAGAGAAACCCAAAGAATTGTGGAACGACCACACTCTCTCATTCTTGTGTTTTCCCTCAGCTCAATTCGATTCACGGCAAGTTAAAGATTCCCAAGGAGCTCATCTTCCCGGATAAAGAGTTTTCTTCTCCACTTCAGCTGCCATTCCCATTTTCCTTCTCATATTCCCATGTCTACAATAAGCTTATCCTTTTGGTTAAACAATGAGAAGAGTATTGGAAAGAGGTTCTTTAGATTTTGGATAGATATAGCAAACTAAACATGTTTGCCAATTAATAAGGAAAGTTAATTTGGCCGACCATCTTGATTTTGGAGCTAGTTTTATTGATCTTTGGCTACTCTTGATCCAggtaaatcaaattttttagttatgagcttaaataatttgacatttaacctttattttattttatcatctattCCAGCCTACCCAGGTTTAAGGCTTaataattatctttatttaaaaatttaaaagtaatttttttatcaaaattaaaatattaaaagattaTAGGAATTAATCTAAGGATACGAACATCAGGTATTCGGGTAgctgaaataaaaatcatactaGGTTTGAATCATTCGATGAATCGTTGAGGCAATTTTTAGGTGAAGATGCTTGATTCGTCTAACcctaaataatttgaatattaagaatataatggttaatagtatattatagCTATTCTAATCGTCGAAGTGTTTCTATAACTATTCTCAAATTACATAGTATATCCTAATTCctaaattttacttttcagtTTCGAATCGAGAGAGtagattttttaataatttctctaatttatttattttcattttccagaATTACAGTGGTctttattatgtttatttaattctaatactcacaaattatttgaattaaaggataatatttgggagtatttgtatttattgttGAGGCAAATTCATTTTCCCCTTTTGCTGTTACTTCCCTTTGACCTTCATTACCAATTCTCAGTAAATTGAGCGTTTCGACTCCGAACCTTTTAGTGCTGTATTGCTAATTTGCTAACACACACACAGCGGCGAAGATGGGGTGGATCGGAGAGCAGATTGATTCTATCAAATCCTTGAATTTCAGACAAGTTCTCACTCAAGCCGTCAGCCTAGGTTCGAGCAATAGACttgcttttttatttagtttttataattgcACAATTGCTTCGTGATTTTCTGAATGATGATAAGAGGTTTTTCGGTTGCTTTCGATTGTgtgttttgtctttttttgAATATGTGAATTCATGTGCGACTGTCTGTGCTCTGGTTTTAGTTAACTTTCCCTTCAGATTCGGAGTATATTTCGATGtgatttttggtttattaGTCATCGTGCACTtcatttaattgaataattctTGTAGAAAGTGAATGAAAGCTGAATTACTGTATCAACTaagatgtaattttgataCCTTAAAATGAGGAATTTCTTCATttaaagtttgcattttatgcaaattgattTGTAGATGTGATTATCTATTTATTACCTCTTTTGTTCTCTGATTATTCTCCTTGGTTACATGAAGTTTATGTGATTATGCTGTCTGTTCATATTGAAAACTAGCTCTGGCCTTGTAATATAGGTTCTATGCTTGAGTACCAAATCTGGACATTATGACATTTAATGATTCGCTCATATGAAGATTGTTTGATACTAATGTTGCTAGGCTTTTGTTATTTgtgtccttatttttattctctcttgTTTTTAAAGGGCAATTTGTCTGATttggtttttcattttaaccAATTGGTCCAGGTATGATCGTCACATCAGCACTCATTATATGGAAAGGGTTAATGTGTGTTACTGGCAGTGAATCGCCGGTAGTTGTTGTGCTTTCTGGAAGTATGGAGCCTGGTTTTAAAAGGGTGAGTGCTTTGATTACATTACATCAGTTGTTAATACCAACATTATTGATGAATCCGCCATGTCATTACTTAGTGTCATGGCCATGGGATTTTCTTCTTGTGCAAAAGTATTATAGCTTGCTAATAAAGGGTGTTTAAAATTGTGTGTATCACTTAAGCCAATTCTTGGTCCTTTATCAACTCTGCCTTGCTGCCAAACACCTCTTTATTCAAGCTCCGGGGGCTTCAAGGTTCAGCAAGGGAGGGGCATAGATATTAAGACTTTAGAATGCTCACAAATAGTAGTGCTGCAACCTTTCCTTTATCTGTTTCACGTATCCTACTAGTTACATTGAATTACACTTGAGCTGTCTGATAaactttagtaattttttcgaTGGTTGGCACAAATCATATCTTATTACATGTCTGGTTCACAGAGAGCTACTCAAACCTGATATCTGTGTTGTTATTATGTCTAGCGTATCAATATAGTACTTTTCTACTTCCCATTTTCCTTGATTTTAACTTGttcatttacctttttcaGGGGGACATATTGTTCTTGCATATGAGCAAGGATCCTATTCGTGCTGGAGAAATTGTTGTCTTTAATGTTGATGTACGTGGTATCAGTATTATGTGTTATTTCAGTATTGTTGCTGTCCTTGCTTGTCTTTGGTCCACGAAACTAAATTTTTATCCTGACCAGTGTTAACTAAAATCCAACCCCAAAGAGTTTGCATGTCCTCTTAGATATGTGATCATTTAAAGATGTCATCTTCTTTGCATTTGTATTGATTCATGGGGAATGTAGTACATGATCATTGAGATCTATAAAAACCCAATGAAGGAAAGACATTGCAGATGTTCATTTCATTACTTatatatttcttgaattttgagaCATGCTCTTGCTTCTAAAATGAGAAGCATGTCTTGTCTCCAAATTTGGTGTATGGGCCATAGGCTTtgcatataaattaaattattgtaattttgtcCCAAGCTCACTAACTTCCTTTACTTTCTGACAGGGGCGTGAAATTCCTATAGTCCACCGAGTTATTAAGGTATGAAAGTTGATACTTGTTTTCATCTTAAGTACCCCGCTTACATAGTAGCTGAGGTCTGAGGAACTAGATCAATAAGAAAGTAGTATTCCTGTTGTCATTGGGACATtggagaaaatagaaaaaaaaaaggtgaaaattGTCAAGTCATTGGGTAGCTGAGAACCTTGAAAATTCAGGTAGGAGTGGGAGCATTGATAGGATGGAAAGTCAAAATCATGTAATACCatgaatatatttaaacaGGAACAAGATATCTGTGTTATGTACTTATTTTACCTCGTACAGCATAGGAGGATTTATTGTCTTCTGTAGGATCtatagaaataattattgtGATTAAGCTTGGGAGATGCATGTACGTTTTACTGCCCCTTAAAGCTCAAAAACAATTGCATGTACGTTTTACTGTAGCTCAAAAACAGTTGCATGTCCCTGTCAAGCTTAAAAAAGTTCTTGTATTGGGAAATATCATCCTACTCCGTGCTTTAGTATAAGTAGTACATGCACCCAAAGAACTAAGTCCATACGATGTGTGTGCAGTTGTGCTTGCTTTATAACAAAACCTCATCTTTATATGCTCTTGTTCCTTGTGCTCTCATATTAACCAGTGGTTGCTATTTAGGTTCATGAACGTGAAGATACTGGGGAAGTTGACGTCCTTACGAAAGGTATGTTGTTTgaactattattatttgtcataataaaaataatatatgcaCTGAAATGTAAGTACTGAGTTGAAATGTTAGTGTGTTATAGTACGTTTGAGTTTTGAAGCATCTGCTAAATGTTTATGATTGGGATTAAGCAGGcgttataaataattttatgactCTTATCTTCTTCTAGAAACAGACACGATCCAATATTTCTCAAGAAAATGATGTTGGTATTCATGTTAGTCTGCTCTTTGTTTTCCAGGAGATAACAATTTCGGAGACGACAGACTTCTCTATGCTCAGGGTCAGCTCTGGTTGCAGAGGCACCATATTATGGGAAGAGCTGTTGGGTGAGTTCctagttaaaattaaattccagaattatttatataactTGTGATACGCTTGGCATGGCTCGCGTATTAGAGTTATTATATGTCTGATTAAG is drawn from Salvia hispanica cultivar TCC Black 2014 chromosome 6, UniMelb_Shisp_WGS_1.0, whole genome shotgun sequence and contains these coding sequences:
- the LOC125193580 gene encoding pentatricopeptide repeat-containing protein At4g14050, mitochondrial, translating into MNHHFEILHQIKQCIKLRLPLEGKKLHAHVVKSGFDLHGPLFSNTLLYMYGKCGLLKDALQLFDEMPHRDLASWASIFTSHNHANLPQKTLFLYSAAASKGNLQPDDFIYATLFNACAGCNALKVGEQLHAQFIASSFADNDVGKSSLVDFYAKCGLPDRARSVFNSIVLKNVVCWTSLIYGYAKAGRKSEAVALLSDTPCKNLQTWTALISGLMQGGLCLDSFKIFKELRLEGANVDEPFILSSLIVGSATLAMLELGKQVHRLVIGFGYESNLYVSNALIDMYAKCSDVSAAGMIFGNMGKRDVVSWTSIIVGMAQHGRAFEALSLYEKMALAGVKPNGVTFTGIIYACSHAGLVEKGRHLFNSMVADHGLRPSLHHYTCLVDLYARSGLIEEAKDILDTMPFTPDEAAWASLLSSCCQGGKKEIGVRIADHLLELGPEDTSTCILLSNVYARAAMWEKVSRVRKLMYSMEWRKKPGYSCVDLGKEIQVFYAGETEHPMRDEIFALMKELDAEIRKRGYVPDTSLVLHDLQHQEKERQLFWHSERSALAYGLLKSAPGASIRIMKNLRVCGNCHTVFKLISNIVGRELIVRDVNRFHHFKDGECSCRDFW
- the LOC125193761 gene encoding putative late blight resistance protein homolog R1A-10, with amino-acid sequence MHFLDRLNSWNLLCEIVFGEEACCPQELIETGRRIAENCKGLPLSITVIGGLLAKSRQTARYWQDVAENFDSIVNLENSEYCLRILYMSYDSLPVHLKPCFLYTGIFGENTHIHVSNLIKLWDAEGFLKPDPGRSLEEVADKYLGELVDRNLILVEKRNYNGKLISCRIHNLLRDLCLREARKQKFFFIAGVHSLQIPRDILSERCICIQERRSIDLADNFDELRSSAVARSLMWEHEQPNLPTVFRLLRVYAADATIGSLPLLEILKLKYDSFIGSEWKTVEGQFLSLKLLVIERCHELETWITEKTHFPRLKHLVLRGLQELKEIPSDIGNIDTLKSIELVDCSDSSVNSAEEIRDEQESYGNEDLQVHIPSEKEV
- the LOC125192533 gene encoding signal peptidase complex catalytic subunit SEC11A-like — translated: MGWIGEQIDSIKSLNFRQVLTQAVSLGMIVTSALIIWKGLMCVTGSESPVVVVLSGSMEPGFKRGDILFLHMSKDPIRAGEIVVFNVDGREIPIVHRVIKVHEREDTGEVDVLTKGDNNFGDDRLLYAQGQLWLQRHHIMGRAVGFLPYVGWVTIIMTEKPIIKYILIGALGLLVITSKE